A genomic segment from Cyanobium sp. NIES-981 encodes:
- the chlP gene encoding geranylgeranyl reductase, with translation MLRVAVVGGGPSGSCAAEVLAKAGIQTWIFERKLDNAKPCGGAIPLCMVSEFDLPESIIDRKVRNMRMISPSNREVDIHLDDENEYIGMCRREILDAFLRNRAADLGAHLVNGLVTKIDTGKNRQGPYTLTYSDYGSGEATGETRTLEVDLIVGADGANSRVAKAMDAGDYNVAIAFQERIKLPAKEMSYYEDLAEMYVGTDVSPDFYAWVFPKYDHVAVGTGTMQNNQALIKGLQEGIRLRARKRLVNGEVIKVEAHPIPEHPRPRRVVGRMALVGDAAGYVTKSSGEGIYFAAKSGRMCAEEIVAASQGGRRIPSEADLKTYLRKWDRQYGATYKVLEILQNIFYRNDAAREAFVEMCDDKDVQRLTFDSYLYKRVVAMNPWQQLKLTLLTLGAVLRGNALAPQSYRPVDSAVRDDDEVSAMLAVSTIKGGIRMRGEKPQPPTAIPQAAGVPAADGDTAEREPVLAAK, from the coding sequence ATGTTGCGTGTCGCGGTGGTGGGTGGCGGCCCCAGTGGTTCCTGTGCCGCTGAGGTGCTCGCCAAGGCCGGCATTCAAACCTGGATCTTCGAGCGAAAGCTCGACAATGCCAAGCCCTGCGGCGGCGCCATCCCGCTGTGCATGGTGTCCGAGTTCGATCTGCCTGAATCGATCATCGATCGCAAAGTCCGCAACATGCGGATGATCTCCCCTTCCAACCGGGAAGTGGATATCCATCTCGACGACGAGAATGAGTACATCGGCATGTGCCGTCGCGAGATTCTGGATGCCTTCCTGCGCAATCGTGCCGCTGATCTGGGCGCCCATCTGGTCAATGGGCTTGTCACCAAGATCGATACCGGCAAGAACCGACAGGGGCCTTACACCCTCACCTACTCCGACTACGGTTCCGGTGAGGCGACCGGTGAGACCAGGACCCTCGAAGTGGATCTGATCGTGGGCGCCGACGGCGCCAACAGCCGCGTGGCCAAGGCCATGGACGCAGGCGACTACAACGTGGCGATCGCCTTCCAGGAGCGAATCAAGCTCCCGGCCAAGGAGATGAGCTACTACGAAGACCTGGCCGAGATGTATGTCGGTACGGACGTGTCTCCGGACTTCTACGCCTGGGTGTTCCCCAAATACGACCACGTGGCGGTTGGGACCGGCACCATGCAGAACAACCAGGCCCTGATCAAGGGCCTGCAGGAGGGCATTCGCCTGAGGGCCCGCAAGCGGCTGGTGAACGGCGAAGTGATCAAGGTGGAAGCCCACCCGATTCCGGAACATCCGCGGCCTCGCCGCGTTGTGGGACGCATGGCGCTGGTGGGTGACGCCGCCGGTTACGTGACCAAGAGTTCGGGCGAAGGCATCTACTTCGCCGCCAAGAGCGGGCGGATGTGTGCCGAGGAGATCGTGGCTGCCAGCCAGGGAGGCCGGAGGATTCCCAGCGAGGCTGACCTCAAGACCTACCTGCGCAAGTGGGATCGGCAGTACGGCGCCACCTACAAGGTGCTCGAGATTCTCCAGAACATTTTTTACCGCAACGACGCAGCCCGCGAAGCCTTCGTGGAGATGTGCGATGACAAGGACGTGCAGCGCCTCACCTTCGACAGCTATCTGTACAAGAGGGTGGTGGCCATGAATCCCTGGCAGCAGCTCAAGCTCACCCTGCTCACCCTGGGTGCGGTGCTGCGCGGCAATGCCCTGGCTCCCCAGAGCTACAGACCCGTGGACAGTGCCGTGCGGGATGACGATGAAGTCTCCGCGATGCTGGCGGTGAGCACCATCAAAGGTGGCATCAGGATGCGGGGCGAGAAGCCCCAGCCTCCTACCGCCATCCCCCAGGCTGCCGGGGTTCCCGCCGCCGATGGCGACACTGCCGAGCGCGAGCCGGTGCTGGCGGCGAAGTGA
- the glyS gene encoding glycine--tRNA ligase subunit beta translates to MSTFLLEIGTEELPADFARLALPQLEALVSSSLEEQRLDHAGVECTSTPRRLAVTIQGLPPQQHDRQEERKGPPAAQAFRDGVPTEAARGFARRCGVPPDRLEIRDTPKGPFVFAVLREPGRSTADVLASLIPGWIQQLQGRRFMRWGEGECRFSRPVRWLVALLNEQVVPVELPGSDPAVASGRQSRGHRLVPGPVVIAAAGQYAETLAAAGVMVSRAARGAWIREAIATAAGALHARADLPDTLLEELTDLVEQPLLIEGRLEPTYLDLPAEVLSTVMRAHQRYVPLYQLGATVDPLAAAARGVLLPSFLCVSNGRAEAQDTVRRGNERVLRARLADARFFIEADRAVASIDRRDQLARVTFAEGLGSLRDRVERMEWCTDVLLEALALQGADADHARRATHLCKHDLVSQMVGEFPELQGVMGGKYLLAEGEPRAVALAVLEHYLPRGAGDTLPESVPGAVVAVAERLELLLSIFAKGERPSGSSDPYALRRAGNGLMQILWARGWTLDLEALLVRCSLHWASLLPGLEVSAEQLRNDLAEFLRQRLASLLEEEGLEADLVAAVAGQALPIGRLLRDPGDVRQRGHLLASLRREQRLAGVQAVVTRAARLAEKGDLPDDVLSPQAVVDASLFEKPSEAGMLEVLKQLQPLATSCTSEGYNALASALEQSAEVLAAFFDGDGSVMVMAENAAVRANRLAMLGVLRNQAAVLADFRVLQS, encoded by the coding sequence GTGTCGACGTTTCTGCTCGAGATCGGAACCGAGGAACTGCCGGCAGACTTCGCGCGCCTCGCCCTGCCCCAGCTGGAGGCTCTGGTGAGCTCCAGCCTCGAGGAGCAGCGGCTGGACCACGCTGGGGTGGAGTGCACCAGCACCCCACGGCGTCTGGCCGTGACCATCCAGGGTCTGCCGCCGCAGCAGCACGACCGCCAGGAGGAGCGCAAGGGCCCGCCCGCTGCCCAGGCGTTCCGCGACGGCGTTCCCACCGAGGCCGCCCGGGGGTTTGCCAGGCGTTGCGGCGTGCCACCGGACCGGCTCGAGATCCGCGACACCCCGAAAGGACCTTTCGTGTTCGCGGTGCTGCGGGAGCCGGGCCGCAGCACCGCCGACGTGCTGGCCTCCCTCATCCCGGGCTGGATCCAACAGCTTCAGGGACGTCGCTTCATGCGCTGGGGTGAGGGCGAGTGCCGCTTCTCCAGGCCCGTGCGCTGGCTGGTGGCACTGCTGAATGAGCAGGTGGTGCCGGTGGAGCTGCCGGGCAGCGACCCGGCCGTGGCCTCGGGACGCCAGAGCCGGGGCCACCGGCTGGTGCCCGGGCCGGTGGTGATTGCCGCTGCCGGGCAGTACGCCGAGACCCTTGCAGCGGCCGGCGTGATGGTGAGCCGCGCTGCCCGGGGCGCCTGGATCCGGGAGGCCATCGCCACAGCGGCTGGGGCGCTCCATGCCCGGGCGGATCTTCCGGACACGCTGCTGGAGGAACTCACCGATCTGGTGGAGCAGCCTCTGCTGATCGAAGGCCGGCTGGAGCCCACCTATCTGGATCTGCCGGCGGAGGTGCTGAGCACGGTGATGCGGGCCCATCAGCGCTACGTGCCGCTCTACCAGCTGGGGGCCACCGTGGATCCGCTGGCCGCCGCTGCCCGCGGCGTGCTGCTGCCGAGCTTCCTCTGCGTCAGCAACGGCCGGGCTGAAGCCCAGGACACCGTGCGCCGTGGCAATGAACGTGTGCTCAGGGCCCGGCTGGCCGATGCGCGCTTCTTCATCGAGGCCGATCGCGCCGTGGCGAGCATCGACCGGCGTGACCAGCTGGCACGGGTCACCTTCGCCGAGGGCCTCGGCTCGCTGCGCGATCGCGTCGAGCGCATGGAATGGTGCACGGACGTGCTGCTCGAGGCGCTGGCCCTGCAGGGAGCCGACGCGGACCATGCCCGGCGGGCCACCCACCTCTGCAAGCACGATCTGGTGAGCCAGATGGTGGGTGAGTTCCCCGAGCTGCAGGGGGTGATGGGAGGGAAATACCTGCTGGCTGAAGGGGAACCGAGGGCCGTGGCCCTGGCGGTGCTGGAGCACTACCTGCCCCGGGGGGCGGGTGACACCCTGCCCGAATCGGTGCCAGGCGCTGTGGTGGCCGTGGCCGAGCGCCTCGAGCTGCTGCTCAGCATCTTTGCCAAGGGGGAGCGGCCCAGCGGCTCGTCCGATCCCTATGCCCTGCGCCGTGCCGGGAACGGGCTGATGCAGATCCTCTGGGCCCGGGGATGGACCCTGGATCTGGAGGCCCTGCTCGTGCGCTGCAGCCTCCACTGGGCCAGCCTGCTGCCCGGCCTGGAGGTCTCCGCAGAGCAGTTGCGGAACGACCTGGCCGAGTTCCTCCGCCAACGCCTCGCCAGCCTGCTGGAGGAGGAAGGGCTGGAGGCGGATCTGGTGGCGGCCGTGGCAGGCCAGGCACTGCCGATCGGTCGGCTGCTGCGCGATCCGGGCGATGTGCGGCAACGTGGGCATCTGCTCGCGTCACTGCGGCGCGAGCAGCGGCTGGCCGGCGTTCAGGCGGTGGTGACGCGGGCGGCCCGGTTGGCCGAGAAAGGGGACCTCCCGGACGACGTGCTCAGCCCGCAGGCCGTGGTGGATGCCTCGCTGTTCGAGAAGCCCTCGGAGGCCGGCATGCTGGAGGTGCTGAAGCAGCTGCAACCCCTGGCCACCAGCTGCACCAGCGAGGGCTACAACGCGCTCGCCTCAGCGCTGGAGCAGAGCGCCGAGGTGCTCGCTGCCTTCTTCGATGGAGACGGCAGCGTGATGGTGATGGCGGAGAATGCCGCTGTGCGGGCCAACCGACTGGCCATGCTCGGCGTGCTCCGCAACCAGGCCGCCGTGCTGGCCGACTTCCGGGTGCTGCAGAGCTGA
- the recG gene encoding ATP-dependent DNA helicase RecG gives MNGGAAFESWLRILQQALQLEIDRGFSDLQGRHERFSVFLERSLRCPPASELPGADRRRAMAASFAGYGQLTAAHRQSLVRDCRQHLHELRQWWQPPAPIGPPRLRLAAEPHSTRPKGVAQAAGGPLDPEAPLGTIRGVGPRTAARLAQLGLFVVRDLVHYYPRDYLDYAHLVRIAGLEVGRTATIVATVRRAQAFASPRNPNLGILELQLSDPTGRLRVSRFFAGRRFASPAWLRAQQRLYPPGASVAVSGLVKESPYGPAFQDPLIEVLESPQAPVRSPVIGRLLPVYGLTEGLGADRLRQAIAAVLPHVRHWEDPLPLPLRQAHGLAARAEALQQIHAPTDQQRLQASRHRLVFDEFLLLQLGLLQRRRKLTRSSSQALQSPASGSLMARFLALLPFELTPSQQRVLEEIRADLGREQPMARLVQGDVGSGKTVVAVAALLTAIDAGCQGALMAPTEVLAEQHYQKLCAWLPQLHVTCALLTGSTPARQRRALLEDLANGQVQMLVGTHALLEDPVAFARLGLVVVDEQHRFGVTQRNRLLAKGLQPHLLTMTATPIPRTLALSVHGDLDVSQIDGLPPGRTPIQTRLIQAAERDGAYQLIREEVAKGQRAYVVLPLVEESEKLDLRSAVEVHRQLSEEVFPDLAVGLLHGRLASADKQAALAAFATGRSQVLVSTTVVEVGVDVPEASVMVVEHAERFGLAQLHQLRGRVGRGAAASHCLLVNHSRQALARQRLDVLVRSSDGFEIAEMDLRLRGPGQVLGTRQSGLPDLALASLTDDGAVLEQARLVAQEIIAADPELQRHPALAALLARQQARLCSDARLN, from the coding sequence CTGAACGGCGGGGCCGCGTTCGAATCCTGGCTCAGGATCCTGCAGCAGGCCCTGCAGCTGGAGATCGACCGTGGCTTCTCCGATCTCCAGGGCCGTCACGAGCGCTTCAGTGTGTTTCTGGAGCGGAGTTTGCGTTGTCCACCAGCTTCAGAGCTCCCCGGGGCGGACCGCCGGCGTGCCATGGCGGCGTCCTTTGCCGGCTATGGGCAGCTCACTGCCGCCCACCGGCAGAGCCTGGTGAGGGACTGTCGCCAGCATCTGCACGAGCTGCGCCAGTGGTGGCAGCCTCCTGCCCCGATCGGGCCTCCCAGGCTGCGCCTGGCCGCGGAGCCGCACAGCACCCGGCCCAAGGGCGTGGCCCAGGCAGCCGGAGGGCCCCTGGATCCGGAGGCCCCCCTGGGCACGATTCGCGGTGTGGGACCCCGCACCGCAGCCCGCCTGGCCCAGCTCGGCCTCTTCGTGGTGCGGGATCTGGTGCACTACTACCCGCGCGATTACCTCGACTACGCCCATCTGGTGCGGATCGCGGGTCTGGAGGTGGGCCGCACAGCGACCATCGTGGCCACGGTGCGCCGCGCCCAGGCCTTTGCCAGCCCCCGCAATCCCAACCTGGGGATCCTGGAGCTGCAGCTCAGTGATCCCACCGGCAGGCTGCGGGTGAGCCGCTTCTTCGCGGGTCGCCGCTTTGCCAGTCCGGCCTGGTTGCGGGCGCAGCAGCGCCTCTACCCCCCAGGCGCCAGCGTGGCTGTGAGCGGTCTGGTGAAGGAGAGTCCCTACGGCCCGGCCTTTCAGGATCCTCTGATCGAGGTGCTGGAGAGCCCGCAGGCTCCTGTGCGCTCCCCTGTGATCGGGCGGCTGCTGCCTGTCTACGGCCTCACCGAGGGCCTGGGGGCCGACCGGCTGCGTCAGGCCATCGCCGCCGTGCTGCCCCATGTGCGCCACTGGGAGGACCCTCTGCCCCTGCCCCTGCGCCAGGCCCATGGGCTGGCCGCCCGGGCGGAGGCCCTGCAGCAGATCCATGCCCCCACCGATCAGCAACGGCTGCAGGCGAGCCGCCATCGGCTGGTGTTCGACGAGTTCCTGCTGCTCCAGCTCGGGCTGCTGCAGCGGCGGCGCAAGCTCACCCGCAGCTCCTCCCAGGCGCTGCAGAGTCCGGCGAGCGGCAGCCTGATGGCCCGCTTCCTGGCCCTGCTTCCCTTCGAGCTCACCCCATCGCAGCAGCGGGTGCTCGAGGAGATCCGCGCCGACCTCGGCCGGGAGCAGCCGATGGCGCGGCTGGTGCAGGGCGATGTGGGCAGCGGCAAGACCGTGGTGGCCGTCGCCGCCCTGCTCACCGCCATCGATGCCGGCTGTCAGGGAGCCCTGATGGCCCCCACCGAAGTGCTGGCTGAGCAGCACTACCAGAAGCTCTGCGCCTGGCTCCCCCAGCTCCATGTGACCTGTGCCCTGCTCACCGGTTCCACACCCGCTCGCCAGCGGCGGGCGCTGCTGGAGGACCTGGCCAACGGGCAGGTGCAGATGCTTGTGGGCACCCATGCCCTGCTGGAGGATCCGGTGGCCTTCGCCCGCCTGGGCCTGGTGGTGGTGGACGAGCAGCACCGCTTTGGGGTGACCCAGCGCAACCGGCTGCTGGCCAAGGGGCTGCAACCCCATCTGCTCACGATGACCGCCACCCCCATTCCCCGCACCCTGGCGCTCTCGGTGCACGGGGATCTGGATGTGAGCCAGATCGATGGCCTGCCGCCGGGCCGGACGCCGATCCAGACCCGGTTGATCCAAGCGGCGGAACGGGATGGGGCCTACCAGCTGATCCGGGAGGAGGTGGCCAAGGGCCAGCGGGCCTACGTGGTGCTCCCCCTGGTGGAGGAGTCGGAAAAGCTCGATCTGCGCTCGGCGGTGGAGGTGCACCGCCAGCTGAGTGAGGAGGTGTTCCCGGATCTGGCCGTGGGCCTGCTGCACGGTCGCCTGGCAAGCGCCGACAAGCAGGCGGCCCTGGCTGCGTTCGCCACGGGCAGGAGCCAGGTGCTGGTGAGCACCACGGTGGTGGAGGTGGGCGTGGATGTGCCCGAAGCCAGCGTGATGGTGGTGGAGCATGCCGAGCGCTTCGGCCTGGCCCAGCTGCATCAGTTGCGCGGCAGGGTGGGCCGTGGTGCGGCCGCCTCCCACTGCCTGCTCGTGAACCACAGCCGCCAGGCCCTGGCCCGCCAGCGGCTGGATGTGCTGGTGCGCTCCAGTGACGGCTTCGAGATCGCCGAGATGGACCTGCGGCTGCGGGGGCCTGGCCAGGTGCTCGGCACCCGCCAGTCCGGTCTGCCGGACCTGGCTCTGGCCAGCCTCACCGACGATGGGGCTGTGCTGGAGCAGGCACGCCTGGTGGCCCAGGAGATCATCGCCGCCGATCCGGAGCTGCAGCGCCATCCGGCCCTCGCGGCCCTGCTGGCCCGGCAGCAGGCGCGGCTCTGCAGCGACGCCCGCCTCAACTGA
- the sir gene encoding sulfite reductase, ferredoxin dependent: MTSGPTKFEQLKASSGHLREPLLSELGNTEPNFTENAVQILKFHGSYQQDNRDKRQKGQTKDWQMMLRLRNPAGRVPAQLYLAIDELADRYGNGTLRVTTRQAFQMHGVRKENLKEVIGTIVRSLGSTLAACGDINRNVMAPAAPFTKGGYPSARQLADEIADLLAPKAAEGSYLDLWVDGELSYRIKPSAPVRKVKARQSEGGVFSGDAEEPLYGATYLPRKFKVAVTVPGDNSVDLLTQDIGLVLFCDPRGRPQGANVYVGGGMGRTHNKEETFARTADPLGYVAHGHLLDLVQAIVALQRDHGDRQQRRHARMKYLIHDRGVDWFRQELQENFFPHPIQGMRPEPKARLEDYLGWHRQDRGLWFVGLPVLCGRIAGPLKQGLRQLVDTYKLELRLTPNQDLLLCNIGSAQRSSVRSDLAAMGIETPEAPPPLARHALACPALPLCGLAVTEAERVLPDVLERLDGLLHQLGISRPVLVRMTGCPNGCARPYMAEIGLVGSGPDLYQLWLGGTPNLSRLAEPYLEKMPLAALEPTLEPLLLAWHGAGGRISFGDFVARQGRPAIEAMLAAV; the protein is encoded by the coding sequence GTGACGTCAGGGCCGACAAAGTTCGAGCAACTGAAGGCCAGCAGTGGTCATCTGCGTGAGCCGCTCCTCAGTGAGCTCGGCAACACGGAGCCGAACTTCACCGAAAACGCCGTTCAGATCCTCAAGTTCCACGGGAGCTACCAGCAGGACAACCGCGACAAGCGGCAGAAAGGCCAGACCAAGGACTGGCAGATGATGTTGAGGCTGCGCAATCCTGCCGGCCGTGTGCCAGCCCAGCTCTATCTCGCCATCGATGAGCTCGCCGACCGCTACGGGAACGGCACCCTCAGGGTCACCACCCGCCAGGCGTTCCAGATGCACGGGGTGCGGAAGGAGAACCTCAAGGAGGTGATCGGCACGATCGTGCGGTCCCTGGGCTCCACCCTGGCGGCATGTGGCGACATCAACCGCAACGTGATGGCCCCTGCGGCCCCCTTCACCAAGGGGGGCTACCCCTCGGCCCGCCAACTGGCGGACGAGATCGCCGATCTGCTCGCTCCCAAAGCGGCGGAAGGCTCCTACCTCGATCTCTGGGTCGACGGGGAACTCAGCTACCGGATCAAGCCCAGTGCGCCGGTGCGCAAGGTGAAGGCCCGCCAGAGCGAGGGCGGCGTGTTCAGCGGCGATGCCGAGGAACCCCTCTACGGCGCCACCTATCTGCCCCGCAAGTTCAAGGTGGCGGTCACCGTGCCTGGCGACAACTCGGTGGATCTGCTCACCCAGGACATCGGCCTGGTGCTGTTCTGCGACCCCCGGGGACGCCCCCAGGGCGCCAACGTGTACGTGGGTGGGGGCATGGGCCGAACCCACAACAAGGAGGAGACCTTCGCCCGCACCGCCGACCCTCTCGGCTACGTGGCCCATGGCCATCTGCTCGATCTGGTTCAGGCGATCGTCGCCCTGCAGCGCGACCACGGCGATCGGCAGCAACGCCGCCACGCCCGCATGAAATACCTCATCCACGACCGCGGCGTGGACTGGTTCCGCCAGGAACTCCAGGAGAATTTCTTCCCCCATCCGATCCAGGGGATGCGCCCTGAGCCCAAAGCCCGGCTGGAGGACTACCTGGGCTGGCATCGCCAGGACCGGGGGCTCTGGTTCGTGGGGCTGCCTGTGCTGTGCGGCCGCATCGCCGGGCCGCTGAAGCAGGGGCTGCGCCAGCTTGTGGACACCTACAAGCTGGAGCTGCGCCTCACCCCGAACCAGGACCTGCTGCTCTGCAACATCGGCAGCGCCCAGCGCAGCAGCGTCCGCTCCGACCTGGCAGCCATGGGCATCGAGACGCCCGAGGCACCGCCGCCGCTGGCGCGCCATGCCCTGGCCTGCCCCGCCCTGCCGCTCTGCGGCCTGGCGGTGACCGAGGCGGAACGGGTGCTGCCCGATGTCCTGGAACGCCTCGATGGACTGCTGCATCAGCTGGGAATCAGCCGGCCCGTGCTGGTGCGCATGACCGGCTGCCCGAACGGCTGCGCCCGCCCCTACATGGCGGAGATCGGCCTGGTGGGCAGTGGGCCGGATCTCTACCAGCTCTGGCTGGGGGGAACACCCAACCTCAGCCGCCTGGCCGAGCCCTATCTCGAGAAGATGCCTCTCGCCGCTCTGGAGCCCACCCTGGAGCCGCTGCTGCTGGCCTGGCATGGGGCCGGCGGCCGCATCAGCTTCGGCGACTTCGTCGCACGGCAGGGGCGGCCGGCCATCGAAGCCATGCTCGCCGCGGTGTGA
- a CDS encoding M15 family metallopeptidase yields MERRPWNAIPISPCPEPLVPLPEDLWRLEPHPYIAAGAPYGGGGSPFQLRQGVVARLLAAQLALRRQRPSWRLAIFDGWRPLAVQAFMVRHATAELCRQRGLDPHRPGPALEAVAREVGGFWAPPNPDPAAPPPHSTGAAVDLTLADERGAPISMGSPIDAIGEVSAPDHFQRLAAGSLDPVERERAQVFHGRRQLLQAVMQEAGFAQHPAEWWHFSWGDQLWAWRSGQPQAIYGRVEP; encoded by the coding sequence ATGGAGCGGCGTCCGTGGAACGCGATTCCGATCAGTCCGTGCCCGGAACCCCTGGTTCCCCTGCCCGAGGACCTCTGGCGGCTGGAGCCCCATCCCTACATCGCCGCCGGCGCGCCCTACGGGGGCGGTGGCTCGCCCTTCCAGCTGCGGCAGGGGGTGGTCGCGCGGCTGCTGGCTGCCCAGCTGGCCCTGCGCAGGCAGCGGCCTTCCTGGCGGCTGGCCATCTTCGATGGCTGGCGCCCCCTGGCGGTGCAGGCCTTCATGGTGCGGCACGCCACGGCCGAACTCTGCCGCCAGAGAGGGCTCGACCCCCACAGGCCGGGGCCGGCCCTGGAGGCGGTGGCCCGGGAGGTGGGGGGCTTCTGGGCCCCGCCGAACCCGGATCCGGCCGCCCCTCCCCCCCACAGCACCGGGGCGGCGGTGGATCTCACGCTGGCGGATGAACGCGGCGCACCGATCAGCATGGGATCCCCGATCGATGCCATCGGCGAGGTGTCCGCCCCTGATCACTTCCAACGGCTGGCCGCCGGGAGCCTCGATCCGGTGGAGCGCGAACGGGCGCAGGTGTTTCATGGCCGCCGCCAGCTGCTCCAGGCCGTGATGCAGGAGGCCGGCTTCGCCCAGCATCCGGCGGAGTGGTGGCACTTCAGCTGGGGGGATCAGCTCTGGGCGTGGCGCAGCGGCCAGCCGCAGGCCATCTATGGGCGGGTGGAGCCCTGA